ATCAACACGATGTTGCTCATGCAGCGACTGGAAAAACTCCTTGTCCAACCAATTCTGTACTTGAATGGTATACTTCTCCTTACTTAGGAAATACAGCAGATAGATTCCGACTTCATCCACATAGTCCGTGTCATACTTTGTCACCTCTGTCTTTTTGGGTGAGACAGTATGCAGGTGGCCATCAAGTTTCTCTATCACTTCTTTTTTGGACAGATTCAGAATGTCACATAGGTCGTCAAGGCAGGCAAATCCTTCACCATCTTCGGTCTTGACGACTTTTACCGTACCGAACTTCTCATTATTGAGCTGTTTGAGTACTACTTTTTTAACCACCATTTTGTTTGCTACTGTCTTTGTTGATTTTGTCTGTTTCATATTATTCTTTATTACTTTGGTTTGATACACTTTTCACTTTAACGATGAAATGATCTGCGAGGGGTTTCCTCCTGTCTGTCGTTCATCTTTACCTTCTTCGCCACCTTATTGTCAGACTTCTGTTTATCCAAGAGTTTTGATGATTCAGGCAGACGATTCCGTGCTGCATCCCTTGTCATTGGCATAGCAAGCAACGGGCTTTCCGTGAGAAGTTCCCGAATAATGTTACGGTCTGCATCGGAATTAACAGGAAGTCCCTGATCACGAAGCTGCCGTCGACGTTCTTTGACGGCATTCACGAAACGCACGGCATCGTCACCATCATTTTGCACAAGGATATGGTTGACAACTGCATGCACATCAGCAATACGGCTGATATTGACAAGGTCATTGAACAGGTCAAGCTTTAACGTATCCGGCAGAATAGCGGCAATTTCACGAAGTTCCTCAGATGAGAAGATACGCCGTTCATTGCTAATCACCTGCTTGACATAATGCTCCCACTCATCATCAGAAGTATGCTGTGGACGTTCGCCTTTCTTATTCTCAGGAACGGAGAAGTCATACTTGCTCACACGTCTAAGGTAGTCCGGATTAAGTCCCTTATTGTCAATAGCCCACTTAAGCGTATTAAAAAGGTCATCCCATGGGTTTGGCATGACAGTCTTGTCACCCATACCGGTAATGGAAAAACGCTCATAGCCAAGCAGCTGGAAGGCAGCTTCCTCCAGAACAGGCTGAGCAATGCCAAAACGTATGTCACAAGTAAAGAACTTGTAATTCCTAAAATTCTTATCAGGATTACCGAAACCAAGCTCATAAACGCGGCGCTCGTCATACTTCACAGAGAGACCGCGCTGTTTTTTCTCAATGTTAGACATCGTTTTTATCATGTTAGTTATTACTTTTCTTCTGACTAAATACGAAAGCTATGCCTCCCTTATCATCTCTCTTCAGCTTTGCCTTGAATGGCTTGCCATCCTTACACTTGAAGCCTGACAGTTCACGGGTCTGACCTTTGATGATGAGGTCTGTCAGCTCACTATTGGTCAGCTTCTTTCCCAAGATTGTACGGAAGATATGGAAGTTACAGCCTTCGTTCCCACAGTTAGCGACCTTATCAAAGAAACGGATATGCCCATGATGGCATAGCGGACATTCTATCTCTGTCTGCTTACCAGTAAGGATAGGCTTCAGGTCTGAATGCAAGAACTCATCAGTCACATGTTTGGTGTACTCCACAATGTCACTGTTGAACTGGTTGACATTCATCTGACCTCGCTCGATGGCAGCAAGTTTTGCCTCCCACAGTCCCGTCAGACTGGCATTGGCAATATCCATGTCCTTAACGATCTTGTAGATTTCCATACCTTTGGGCGTAGGAACCAACGATTTCTTTTCCCTGACTACATAGTTCCTGGCAATAAGGGTTTCGATGATGCCCGCTCTGGTGGCTGGTGTTCCTATACCTCTATCCTTGATGGCTTCTCTTTGCGCTTCGTCATCGATGTCCTTACCACAGGTTTCCATAGCGGCCAGCAGCGTACCCTCTGTATGCAGCGGCTTGGGTTTGGTCTGCCCCTGCTGCAGCTCTGCACCAATAAAACAGATAGTCTCTCCCTGATACCATGAAGGAACAGCTGTACGTTCTTTGTCATCAGCGCCATAGACAGCCCTCCAGCCTTTCTGAAGGATGATGGTGTTCGACACTGTAAAGAGATAGCCTCCGGCATCAACGGTGTAGTTATCAATCTCCTTTTCACAAGGTCTTGAAAAGGCTTCCACCATCCTGCCGAGTATCATATCATAGATAACCTGCTCATCGGGCTTGATGTCCTTGGTCTTAGGATTAACTCCCGTTACAAGAAGAGCATGGTGGTCTTCTATCTTAGAGGCATCGACACTACGCTTGGAAGGCTTTACGATGGTATCAACACTTGCTCTGAACTTATCAAAGACTGGATTCTTCAGTAGTTCAGGAATGGTATCATACACATCATCGGGAATATACGATGAGCCAGTTCTTGGATAGGATATGAGCTGCTTCTCATAGAGACTCTGGGCAATGTTCAGGGTCTTGTCTGCGGAATAGCCATGCTTCGAGTTAGCAGCCTTTTGCAGGTCTGTCAGACTGAACAGCAACGGTGGCTGTTCTGTCTTCATCTTCTTCTCGGCTTTGATAACCTTTCCGTTTCTTGTTTTACTTGCTGTGTTATAGGCTCGCTCTGCTTGGCATTTCTCATCCCATCTGCCTGCACTGGTCAGCTTCACGCCATCAGTGGTATTCAGGGCCACCTGCCAGAAAGGGACAGACTTAAAATCCTTGTTCTGCAGGTATCGCTCGACAATCATCACAAAGGTTGGTGTCTGCACTCTGCCGATGGAATAAAGCGACTTTCCCATGATGCTGCAGGCCTGTGTCGCATTCATGCCAACCAGCCAGTCTGCCTCACTACGCGCCTTAGCAGCAATAAAAAGGTTGTCGTAGTTGCTATCGGGTTGGAGGTTATTAAGTCCATCCTTGATAGCGGCATCGGTCAGACTGTTAATCCACAGACGCATGATGGGCTTCCTAATATTGAGATAGTCCACAATATAACGCAGGATAGCTTCACCCTCCCTGGCACTATCGGTTGCTCCTATGATGGTGTCTGCATCCTCAAAGAGTTTTTTGATGATTCTGAGCTGCTTCATCACGCCTGGATCATTCTTATAGGTCTTACCTTCCTTCTTCTGTCTGGGAATCATCAGAAACTCCTTGGGCAGCATGGGAAGGTTGCCTTTCGACCAACTGTTATAGCCGTAGTTCTCCGGCAAGGCCAACTGTATCAGATGACCAAAGGCGTATGTCACCTGCCAGCCGTTACCCTCGTAGAAGCCATCCTTCTTTTGGGTGGCTCCTACGATTCGAGCAATGCTCTGGGCTACGCTGGGTTTCTCTGCTAATACTACCTTCATGTTATTCAATCAAGTGGGAATACATCAAGGATGGCAGTTTCAGAGATACTGCTGATGGTGGTATTGTTGTCATTCAGGAATGACTTCACATCACTCTCTGCAGACTCCAGCGTATCTGACTGTACCAGATACAGCTCAGAGGTCTTCTTTTCTTTACCAGTGGTTTCATCCAAGGTAATGAATGACACCTTGGCCTTGAAGAACTTGTCTGCATCCTGATTGTCATTGATAATCTGTCCATAACCGGCAATCTTGATGTCCGTGACTTCAAACTCGCCCTCGATATAGGGTTTCAGGCACTCTGCTATACGACGCTCTGCCTCACCGAAGGTAGCAGCTTCGACAACATACTGCTCACTGACCTTCTTTTGCTGGCCATCCTCCATGGTCTTCTGGAGTTTGACCTTCACCTCAAAATACTTGTTAATCGTGTTTTTCATTTCTTTTCGTTTTTATTGATTGATTACTTTATTTCTGACAGGACGATTCTACTGACTCCACCCTGTCCTTTCTTCTTGCTTTTCGGTTTCTGATTGGTTGCCTTTTCTGTCTTACCTGTACTAACAATGGGCAGGTCAAAATGACGGATAACAGTCTGGCAGTCCTTATCGAGGAAATACCAACGCTGTGCCTTGTACATGCAGCCGTACTTGCTCTTGCAAGTATAGGTCACTCTGACTTTCCATCCCGACCAGGCACCTTTCTTTGCTTCACCAAGCATCCCAGAAAAGAGTCCTGATGACATGCGCATTTCCAAGTCGGCTAATGTCATGGTATAGGCATCATCCAGATTGGGATTGGTCATATAATCCGTACGCTCCATCAATACCTTGGTGACATCAGTAATGGTATTCATCATGTAGGCCTGCTCCTGCTTGGTAAAGTAGTTCAGGCCAAAGGCAGAGTCTGGCTGTGCTATCTCCAGCACCTTCAAATTCTGGGGATTCTCCAGCGACTGCTCCAGATGGCTGGTCACCAGCTTTTCGATTTTACTCTCCCTGCTCTGACAGGATGCCAGCAGCATGACTGAGAACATGATTAATGGAATAAACTTCAATTTCTTCATCTTTGTTACTTATTTTCTATTGTTCGTTTGTTATGCTAATATTACCTTACCGTCCTCCAGCTTCAGCTTCTTATCAAACTGGCTGCCATCCTTACGATAGAAGTGTATCACCTCATCGGTCTCGCCCTTATCGCAGAGTTGTTTTACTTCGTCGGGTGTCACCTCATGGCCGTCGATGGTTCGCCAGACTGAGAACTGACATTTTACGTCTTCATTGCTGTAGTTACTGCAGTTGTAGGCTCGTGCGCCTACTCGTATCTCACCACCGCATTGCGGGCACTGGCAGATGGTGGAGTTCAGCATGACCTTTCCCTCTATTGTGGTGGATAGCAGTGAAGAAAAGTGCTTTCCGGCTTTGGAACAAAAGCCGTCCAGTATCTGCTTCTTTCCTGCCAGGAAGTTCTCGGCTTCCTCTTCCGTGATAACCCTGTTACAGATGGTGCTGCCAATAAAGAAGTTGCAGTGACCGTCATCTTTCTTAAAGAAGTTCTCACAGGCATAGCCTTTTCCTGTTACCTTGATACGTCCACCGCATACTGGGCAGCGGCCTTGCAGGTAACGGGGAGGAAATGCCAGCTGTACCTTTCCATCCTTGATAACGAGCTTACCCGTAAACGGCTTACCTTCCTTGTTGCACATCTGAAGTTCGCCAGTCTCACCGGTTTCAAGCAACGTCTTTACATCATCCTCGGTAATCAGTGCTCCGTGATACTGTCGGAACACCACGAACTTACAGTTGTACCATGTCCCATCAGGGTTCTTACTTGAATTGTCACAGGCCCATCCGAAGGGGTGTTCTGTAATGTGGCCCTTTCCGCATATCGGACAGATGCCAATTGATTTAGTGTTTTCCATTCTCTTTTGTTTTTTAAAGTGTTATCCTAATTCTTGTAATCTTGTATTCTTGGCTTCTTGTTTTCTTGAATGTCTTACCTCAGCAGGTCATCCCAGTCACTGATGATACTCTCGGCAATCCACTTTCCCTGCATATAGTTGCACCAGGTATCGGGATCAAGTCCCCGCCAGAGGTCTTCCCATGACAGGTATTGTATCTGCCAGGAGAGGATGTAGAGGGCATTGTTGATATCTTCCAAACTACTCACAATCTTCTCACACAGCCAGTATCTTTCTGCAGCATTCAGGAGGTTCACCTTATTACCGTCAACGGTCTTTGTCTTCACCAGTGAGGTACAGAGGGCTGAGAGACTACCTATCTCAGTATAGACACTCTTCACTTCATCAGAAACGGCCAAGGCGATAGCCGTACCTTTTAGATGTCCCTTGCAGGCACTCGTCGCGGCTCTGATATTCCTCGGGATCTCAATGGTGACAAGCTCCGTTGTACGCTTCACCTGATAGAGGTTCTGCATCAGTCCTGAGACGTTGGCCATATAGTCGAGCACTTTTTCTTCTATGGCATGTAACTGCTGAAGTTGTACTTCCTCGATACCTGTAGCAGCAAGAATCTTTTGCTGCGTGCTATGTCTAGTATCAAAAAGCGACTTCAAAGTAAAAGTCTGACCTGTCACCGCTGCTGTCAGAGCCGGGTCAGTCTGCTGGGCAGAAGTCGTCTGTGTGATAGTCAGTAGCATGATGACTGCTATTGCCCGTACTGTATCTCTTATTCGCATTCCTGTTTTCATGGTTCTCATAGTGTTCCCTTTCTTCTCTTTTCTTTCAGATTCTCATTACGCTGGTACTTGCTCTTCACGGGCAAGTCCTTCATGGGCTTGTTCATCGTCACATCATTCCAGTCCTTATAGGCTTTCGGTGCTTTCCAGACATACACATGTCTGTCCATGCCAAGTTTTTCACGTACCTTAGGAAGAGTGACATCATCTTTCTTCAAACGGAGTTCGTCCGCTCCTTTCTGGAAGATGATGATATCATCAGTGGTGACGATGTTGATGAACTGACCGCAGAGCTGTGACTCCATCCTGATACCGTAGAGGATGCCGGGGGTGTCATTGTCGAAACAGTCCCAATATCTGGCTTGTGAGTAATAATCGGTAATACCCTTAATCTGCTGACCCGAAAAGGTGCCGCCAGTAGAGACAAACACGGAGGTTTCGAGATTGAGTCTGGATCTGTTCACCTGATAGAACGCCATAGCATCATAGCCGCTCTCGAAGAAATAGATATTCCGTGCATTGTCGGGCTGCTCCTTCGTAAAGTCGGCTATCCATGCGGCACTACTACTGTTTGTACCTGGTGCCTTCTGACGGAAGTTGTTATAGCCTCTTAGCTCAAAACCCTCTATCTTCTCTGAACCTGGCTGGGTATAAGGAAAAGCCAAGTCTTTGTACTTATACTGGGCCTCGGTATCTGTCACGCG
The sequence above is a segment of the Prevotella sp. E9-3 genome. Coding sequences within it:
- a CDS encoding type IA DNA topoisomerase; this encodes MKVVLAEKPSVAQSIARIVGATQKKDGFYEGNGWQVTYAFGHLIQLALPENYGYNSWSKGNLPMLPKEFLMIPRQKKEGKTYKNDPGVMKQLRIIKKLFEDADTIIGATDSAREGEAILRYIVDYLNIRKPIMRLWINSLTDAAIKDGLNNLQPDSNYDNLFIAAKARSEADWLVGMNATQACSIMGKSLYSIGRVQTPTFVMIVERYLQNKDFKSVPFWQVALNTTDGVKLTSAGRWDEKCQAERAYNTASKTRNGKVIKAEKKMKTEQPPLLFSLTDLQKAANSKHGYSADKTLNIAQSLYEKQLISYPRTGSSYIPDDVYDTIPELLKNPVFDKFRASVDTIVKPSKRSVDASKIEDHHALLVTGVNPKTKDIKPDEQVIYDMILGRMVEAFSRPCEKEIDNYTVDAGGYLFTVSNTIILQKGWRAVYGADDKERTAVPSWYQGETICFIGAELQQGQTKPKPLHTEGTLLAAMETCGKDIDDEAQREAIKDRGIGTPATRAGIIETLIARNYVVREKKSLVPTPKGMEIYKIVKDMDIANASLTGLWEAKLAAIERGQMNVNQFNSDIVEYTKHVTDEFLHSDLKPILTGKQTEIECPLCHHGHIRFFDKVANCGNEGCNFHIFRTILGKKLTNSELTDLIIKGQTRELSGFKCKDGKPFKAKLKRDDKGGIAFVFSQKKSNN
- a CDS encoding DUF4494 domain-containing protein, which codes for MKNTINKYFEVKVKLQKTMEDGQQKKVSEQYVVEAATFGEAERRIAECLKPYIEGEFEVTDIKIAGYGQIINDNQDADKFFKAKVSFITLDETTGKEKKTSELYLVQSDTLESAESDVKSFLNDNNTTISSISETAILDVFPLD
- a CDS encoding topoisomerase C-terminal repeat-containing protein, producing MENTKSIGICPICGKGHITEHPFGWACDNSSKNPDGTWYNCKFVVFRQYHGALITEDDVKTLLETGETGELQMCNKEGKPFTGKLVIKDGKVQLAFPPRYLQGRCPVCGGRIKVTGKGYACENFFKKDDGHCNFFIGSTICNRVITEEEAENFLAGKKQILDGFCSKAGKHFSSLLSTTIEGKVMLNSTICQCPQCGGEIRVGARAYNCSNYSNEDVKCQFSVWRTIDGHEVTPDEVKQLCDKGETDEVIHFYRKDGSQFDKKLKLEDGKVILA
- a CDS encoding toprim domain-containing protein, translated to MFEEYKAFKEKVGVDDVAAYLGYKLDRKAGVGKYVEYNIRDGRGHKIDSIVISHPNDKSSQTYFHRNGASGGDAISLIKENINSFGVTGNSEQELLRAVMSKLTSDDSFITKSEDRYKEMKPQTFDIGRFQMENAAEHFEAVMSFFRGRSIDEETVRTFLPFIMRVTDTEAQYKYKDLAFPYTQPGSEKIEGFELRGYNNFRQKAPGTNSSSAAWIADFTKEQPDNARNIYFFESGYDAMAFYQVNRSRLNLETSVFVSTGGTFSGQQIKGITDYYSQARYWDCFDNDTPGILYGIRMESQLCGQFINIVTTDDIIIFQKGADELRLKKDDVTLPKVREKLGMDRHVYVWKAPKAYKDWNDVTMNKPMKDLPVKSKYQRNENLKEKRRKGTL